One window of the Methylocystis parvus OBBP genome contains the following:
- a CDS encoding DMT family transporter, with translation MAWIILLIGSVCEVGWLIGMKYADGFTRFWPTVVMLFFMIASVGCLGLAVKSIPAGTAYAVWTGGSIAAVAIIGVFLFGEPPTPLRLASFALIIAGMVGLRLSGVE, from the coding sequence ATGGCCTGGATCATCCTGTTGATCGGCAGCGTCTGCGAGGTCGGCTGGCTCATCGGCATGAAATACGCCGACGGCTTCACGCGCTTCTGGCCGACGGTCGTCATGTTGTTCTTCATGATCGCGAGCGTCGGCTGTCTGGGCCTCGCCGTGAAATCCATCCCCGCGGGCACCGCTTATGCGGTCTGGACCGGCGGCAGCATCGCGGCGGTCGCCATTATCGGCGTGTTCCTGTTCGGCGAGCCTCCGACGCCGCTGCGTCTGGCGTCCTTCGCGCTCATAATCGCGGGGATGGTGGGGTTGAGGTTGAGCGGGGTGGAGTGA
- a CDS encoding amidinotransferase: protein MNVHAPVSESVSAGCPVNSHNEWDPLEEIIVGRLEGSTIPSNHPVVTCNIPGMAARAQALAAGFRFPKFMIEPAQEELDNFIKVLERLGVTVTRPEPFNHMAKFSTPYWSSRGFCNSCPRDSMLVIGDEILETPMAWPCRYFETHSYRPILKDYFRRGGRWTSAPKPQLTDELFDPDFKLPEKGEPIRYILTEFEPVFDAADFFRCGRDIFVTRSNVTNAMGVDWLRRHLGPDYRIHEIKSRCPNPMHIDTTILPLGPGRLLINPEYVNPDELPDILKKWDILVAPEPDPIEDRILKITSMCGKWLSMNILMVDEKRMIVDPHHTKMMRQVEKWGFEPIPAPFLHYAAFGGAFHCATLDVRRRGTLESYF from the coding sequence ATGAACGTTCACGCGCCTGTTTCGGAAAGCGTCTCAGCCGGTTGCCCGGTCAATTCGCATAATGAGTGGGACCCGCTGGAGGAAATCATCGTCGGCCGCCTGGAAGGCTCGACCATTCCCTCCAATCATCCGGTCGTGACCTGCAACATCCCCGGCATGGCCGCCCGCGCCCAGGCGCTCGCCGCGGGCTTCCGCTTTCCCAAATTCATGATCGAGCCGGCGCAGGAGGAACTCGACAATTTCATCAAGGTGCTGGAGCGGCTCGGCGTCACGGTCACCCGGCCCGAGCCCTTCAACCACATGGCCAAATTCTCGACGCCCTATTGGTCGTCGCGCGGCTTCTGCAATTCCTGCCCGCGCGACTCCATGCTCGTCATCGGCGACGAGATCCTCGAAACGCCGATGGCCTGGCCCTGCCGCTATTTCGAGACTCATTCCTACCGCCCGATCCTGAAGGATTATTTCCGCCGCGGCGGGCGCTGGACCTCGGCCCCCAAGCCGCAGCTCACGGACGAGCTTTTCGACCCGGATTTCAAACTGCCGGAAAAAGGCGAGCCGATCCGTTACATCCTGACGGAATTCGAGCCGGTCTTCGACGCCGCCGATTTCTTCCGCTGCGGCCGGGACATTTTCGTCACGCGCTCCAACGTCACGAACGCCATGGGCGTAGACTGGCTGCGCCGCCATCTGGGGCCGGATTATCGCATCCATGAGATCAAGAGCCGCTGCCCCAATCCCATGCATATCGACACGACGATCCTGCCGCTGGGGCCGGGCCGCCTTCTCATCAATCCCGAATACGTCAACCCTGACGAACTGCCCGACATTTTGAAAAAGTGGGACATACTCGTCGCGCCGGAGCCGGACCCGATCGAGGACCGCATCCTCAAGATCACCTCCATGTGCGGCAAATGGCTGAGCATGAATATTCTGATGGTCGACGAGAAACGCATGATCGTCGACCCGCATCACACCAAGATGATGCGGCAGGTCGAGAAATGGGGCTTCGAGCCGATCCCCGCGCCCTTTCTGCACTACGCGGCGTTTGGCGGCGCCTTTCACTGCGCGACGCTGGATGTGCGGCGGCGGGGAACGCTGGAGAGTTATTTTTAG
- the rpmI gene encoding 50S ribosomal protein L35 encodes MPKLKTKSGAKKRFKITGTGKVVYAQQGKRHGMIKRTNKQIRNLRGTNVLFKTDGDNVKKYFLPNG; translated from the coding sequence ATGCCCAAGCTGAAGACGAAATCCGGCGCGAAGAAGCGCTTCAAGATCACCGGGACCGGCAAGGTCGTCTACGCCCAGCAGGGCAAGCGTCACGGCATGATCAAGCGCACGAACAAGCAGATCAGAAATCTGCGCGGGACCAACGTTCTGTTCAAGACCGACGGCGACAACGTCAAGAAATACTTCCTGCCGAACGGCTGA
- the rplT gene encoding 50S ribosomal protein L20 has protein sequence MARVKRGVTSHAKHKKTLKAAKGFYGRRKNTIRTAKAAVDRSMQYATRDRKAKKRTFRALWIQRLNAAVREHGLTYSRFIDGLAKAGVTVDRKVLSQLAIEQPEAFAAIVAQAKSALPQAA, from the coding sequence ATGGCTCGCGTGAAACGGGGCGTTACGTCCCACGCCAAGCACAAGAAAACGCTCAAGGCCGCCAAGGGCTTTTACGGCCGCCGCAAGAATACGATCCGCACCGCCAAGGCGGCCGTCGATCGCTCGATGCAATATGCGACGCGCGACCGCAAGGCCAAGAAACGCACCTTCCGCGCTTTGTGGATCCAGCGCCTCAACGCCGCGGTTCGTGAGCACGGCCTGACCTATTCGCGCTTCATCGACGGTCTCGCCAAGGCGGGCGTTACGGTCGACCGCAAGGTCCTCTCGCAGCTCGCCATTGAGCAGCCCGAGGCCTTCGCCGCCATCGTGGCGCAAGCCAAGTCGGCGCTGCCTCAGGCCGCGTAA
- the lpdA gene encoding dihydrolipoyl dehydrogenase, which produces MSAYDVLIIGGGPGGYVAAIRAAQLGLKTAVVEREHLGGICLNWGCIPTKALLRSADVYRLAKDGARYGVTTGEPGFDAARIVARSREAAGRLNAGVGFLLKKNKIDVIWGEATLPAKGEVKVGAPTKPPVAPQLPAPKNTLGEGVYQAKHIIVATGARPRALPGLEPDGRLVWTYFEALKPERFPKSLLVVGAGAIGVEFASFFRTFGVEVTLVEALPQILAAEDAEIAAFARKSFEKQGIVIKTATTVSSLEKKADSVVVTLKAADGAGEALEVERVLSAAGVVANIEKLGLETLGVVIEKGVIKTDGVGRTNIEGVYAIGDVAGGPMLAHKAEHEGVVCVEAIAGLNPHPLDKSLMPGCTYCHPQVASVGLTEEKAKAAGYDIRIGRFPYLGNGKAIALGEPEGLVKTIFDRKTGRLLGAHLVGAEATELIQGFVIAMNLETTEEELIHTVFPHPTLSETMHESVLDAFGRVIHV; this is translated from the coding sequence ATGAGCGCCTATGACGTATTGATCATCGGCGGCGGCCCCGGGGGCTATGTCGCGGCCATCCGCGCGGCGCAGCTCGGCCTCAAGACGGCGGTCGTCGAACGCGAGCATCTCGGCGGCATTTGCCTTAATTGGGGCTGCATCCCGACAAAGGCCCTGTTGCGTTCGGCCGACGTCTATCGCCTCGCGAAAGACGGCGCGCGCTACGGCGTCACGACCGGCGAGCCCGGCTTCGACGCCGCGCGCATCGTCGCGCGCTCGCGCGAGGCCGCGGGCCGACTCAACGCCGGGGTCGGCTTCCTTCTCAAGAAGAACAAGATCGACGTCATCTGGGGCGAGGCGACGCTCCCGGCCAAGGGCGAGGTGAAAGTCGGCGCGCCGACAAAGCCGCCTGTCGCGCCGCAATTGCCGGCGCCGAAAAACACGCTGGGCGAGGGCGTCTATCAGGCGAAGCATATCATCGTCGCGACCGGCGCGCGTCCCCGCGCCCTGCCGGGACTGGAGCCCGACGGGCGTCTTGTCTGGACTTATTTCGAGGCGTTGAAGCCGGAACGATTCCCCAAGTCGCTGCTTGTCGTCGGCGCCGGCGCGATCGGCGTCGAATTCGCGTCTTTCTTTCGCACTTTCGGCGTCGAGGTCACATTGGTCGAGGCGCTGCCGCAAATCCTCGCGGCGGAAGACGCCGAGATCGCCGCTTTCGCGCGCAAGAGTTTCGAGAAGCAGGGGATCGTCATCAAGACGGCGACGACGGTTTCCTCTTTGGAGAAAAAAGCCGACAGCGTCGTCGTCACGCTGAAAGCCGCCGATGGCGCGGGCGAGGCTCTGGAAGTCGAGCGCGTTCTTTCCGCCGCGGGCGTCGTCGCCAATATAGAGAAGCTCGGATTGGAGACGCTCGGCGTCGTGATCGAGAAGGGCGTGATCAAGACGGACGGCGTCGGACGCACGAATATTGAGGGCGTCTACGCCATTGGCGACGTTGCGGGCGGTCCGATGCTGGCGCACAAGGCCGAACATGAAGGCGTCGTCTGCGTCGAGGCGATTGCCGGGCTGAATCCCCATCCGCTCGACAAGTCGCTCATGCCGGGCTGCACCTATTGCCATCCGCAAGTGGCGTCTGTCGGCCTGACCGAAGAGAAGGCGAAAGCGGCGGGCTACGACATTCGCATCGGACGCTTTCCCTATCTCGGCAACGGCAAGGCGATCGCGCTCGGCGAGCCGGAAGGGCTGGTGAAGACGATCTTCGACCGCAAGACGGGCCGGCTGCTCGGCGCGCATCTCGTGGGCGCGGAGGCGACGGAACTAATTCAGGGTTTCGTCATCGCGATGAATTTGGAGACGACGGAAGAAGAGCTGATCCATACCGTCTTCCCGCATCCGACGCTCTCCGAGACGATGCATGAGAGCGTGCTGGACGCCTTCGGGCGGGTGATTCATGTGTGA
- a CDS encoding DUF1778 domain-containing protein produces MGQQPIRSARLEARISPEALAVVKRAAEIQGRSVSDFVVAAAQAAAEQTIEGTQILRLSIDDQRAFADLILNPPEPGAAMRRAAAAHRTLIKKSI; encoded by the coding sequence ATGGGACAGCAGCCGATCCGAAGCGCCCGTTTGGAGGCCAGAATTTCGCCGGAGGCTCTGGCGGTCGTGAAACGCGCCGCCGAGATACAGGGGCGCAGCGTCAGCGATTTCGTCGTCGCGGCGGCGCAGGCGGCCGCCGAGCAGACGATCGAGGGAACGCAAATTTTGCGTCTGTCGATCGACGACCAGCGCGCCTTCGCGGACTTGATCCTCAATCCCCCGGAGCCCGGCGCCGCGATGAGGCGGGCGGCGGCGGCGCATCGCACGCTGATCAAAAAGTCGATTTGA
- a CDS encoding GNAT family N-acetyltransferase yields the protein MGFEVALLAAAHDRTAFDCGEPALDRYLRELAMQDAKRRVSNCFVALDDAGAIAGYFTLAASGIPVDELSDATKKRLPRYPLLPACLIGRLAVDRRFRGLGLGGALLMEAAIRASRAEPAVLAMIVDAKDEKAAAFYEHHGFSRFASRPKSLYLPLATALKAKG from the coding sequence GTGGGATTCGAAGTCGCGCTTCTCGCGGCGGCGCACGACCGAACCGCTTTTGACTGCGGCGAGCCTGCGCTTGACCGCTACCTGCGCGAGCTTGCCATGCAGGATGCGAAGCGCCGCGTCAGCAACTGCTTCGTTGCATTGGATGACGCGGGCGCAATCGCCGGCTATTTCACCTTGGCCGCCTCCGGGATTCCGGTGGATGAGCTTTCGGACGCGACGAAGAAGCGCCTGCCGCGCTATCCGCTCCTGCCGGCTTGCCTGATCGGCCGTCTCGCCGTCGACCGGCGTTTTCGCGGGCTCGGGCTCGGCGGCGCGCTCCTCATGGAGGCGGCGATACGCGCGTCTCGCGCCGAGCCGGCCGTGCTTGCGATGATCGTGGACGCCAAGGACGAGAAGGCGGCGGCGTTCTACGAGCATCACGGCTTTTCCCGCTTCGCGAGCCGGCCGAAATCCCTTTATCTGCCGCTTGCAACGGCGTTGAAGGCGAAAGGATAG
- the aspS gene encoding aspartate--tRNA ligase, with product MHRYRSHTCGEPTEALAGQKIRLSGWCHRIRDHGGVLFIDLRDHYGLTQCVVDPDSSAFSQAEKLRSEWVIRLDGEVRKRPAGTENPDMPTGHVEIYVTEIEVLGPAGELPLPVFGDQNYPEDIRLKYRFLDLRREKLHANIMLRGRIIDSIRARMKAGGFFEFQTPILTASSPEGARDFLVPSRLHPGKFYALPQAPQQFKQLLMVAGFDRYFQIAACFRDEDARADRSPGEFYQLDVEMSFVTQEDVFEAMEPVLRGVFEEFANGKPVTQSFPRIPFRDAMLKYGSDKPDLRNPLVIVDVSEEFEGESVSFKAFKGKTVRAIPAPGAATQPRSFFDKLNDWARSEGAPGLGYVIFEDENGALVGKGPIAKFIPAEVQAAIAAKAGVTAGDAVFFSAGQETLAAKLAGMARIRIGTELGLSKTDVFEFCWIVDFPMYEWNEEDKKIDFSHNPFSMPQGGMEALETKDPLDILAYQYDIVCNGVELSSGAIRNHRPEIMKKAFEIAGYGEDVLLEKFGGMYRAFQYGAPPHGGIAPGVDRIVMLLAEEENLREVTLFPMNQRAEDLLMGAPSEATMKQLRELHIRLNLPEKGA from the coding sequence ATGCATCGCTACCGTTCGCATACCTGCGGAGAGCCCACTGAAGCGCTCGCGGGTCAGAAAATCCGCCTCTCCGGCTGGTGCCACCGCATCCGCGACCATGGCGGCGTGCTCTTCATCGACCTGCGCGACCATTACGGCCTCACCCAATGCGTCGTGGACCCCGATTCATCCGCCTTCTCGCAGGCTGAAAAGCTGCGCTCGGAATGGGTGATCCGGCTCGACGGCGAGGTGCGCAAGCGCCCGGCCGGCACCGAAAATCCGGACATGCCGACGGGCCATGTCGAAATCTACGTGACGGAAATCGAGGTTCTCGGCCCCGCCGGCGAGCTGCCCCTTCCCGTCTTCGGCGACCAGAACTATCCGGAAGACATCCGCCTCAAATACCGCTTTCTGGACCTTCGCCGCGAAAAGCTGCACGCCAACATCATGCTGCGCGGGCGCATCATCGACTCGATCCGCGCGCGCATGAAGGCCGGCGGATTCTTCGAGTTCCAGACGCCAATCCTTACCGCCTCCTCGCCCGAAGGGGCGCGCGACTTTCTCGTGCCGTCGCGTCTGCATCCCGGCAAGTTCTACGCCCTGCCGCAGGCGCCGCAGCAGTTCAAACAGCTTCTGATGGTCGCGGGCTTCGACCGCTATTTCCAGATCGCCGCATGCTTCCGCGACGAGGACGCCCGCGCCGACCGCTCGCCCGGCGAATTCTACCAGCTCGACGTGGAAATGAGCTTCGTCACGCAGGAAGACGTGTTCGAGGCCATGGAGCCCGTGCTGCGCGGCGTCTTCGAGGAATTCGCCAACGGCAAGCCGGTGACGCAAAGCTTTCCGCGCATCCCCTTCCGCGACGCCATGCTGAAATATGGCTCCGACAAGCCGGATCTGCGCAACCCGCTCGTCATCGTCGACGTCTCGGAAGAATTCGAGGGCGAGAGCGTCAGCTTCAAGGCCTTCAAGGGCAAGACCGTGCGCGCCATTCCCGCGCCCGGCGCCGCGACGCAGCCCCGCAGCTTTTTCGACAAGCTGAATGACTGGGCGCGGAGCGAGGGCGCGCCGGGGCTGGGCTACGTCATTTTCGAGGACGAAAACGGCGCGCTGGTCGGCAAGGGGCCGATCGCGAAGTTCATCCCCGCCGAGGTTCAGGCCGCGATCGCCGCCAAGGCGGGCGTGACGGCCGGCGACGCGGTGTTCTTCTCGGCTGGTCAGGAGACTCTCGCCGCGAAGCTCGCGGGCATGGCGCGCATTCGCATCGGCACGGAGCTTGGCCTCTCAAAAACGGACGTCTTCGAATTCTGCTGGATCGTCGACTTCCCGATGTATGAGTGGAACGAGGAAGACAAGAAGATCGACTTCTCTCACAATCCCTTCTCCATGCCGCAAGGCGGCATGGAGGCGCTGGAGACCAAGGATCCGCTCGACATCCTCGCCTATCAATACGACATCGTCTGCAACGGCGTGGAGCTGTCCTCGGGCGCCATTCGTAACCACCGCCCCGAGATCATGAAGAAGGCTTTCGAGATCGCGGGCTATGGCGAGGACGTGCTGCTCGAGAAGTTCGGCGGCATGTATCGCGCCTTCCAATATGGCGCGCCCCCGCATGGCGGCATTGCCCCTGGCGTCGACCGCATCGTGATGCTGCTCGCGGAGGAAGAGAATCTGCGCGAGGTGACGCTCTTCCCGATGAATCAGCGCGCGGAAGATTTGCTGATGGGCGCGCCGTCGGAAGCCACGATGAAGCAGCTCCGCGAGCTGCATATAAGGCTGAACCTGCCGGAGAAGGGGGCGTAA
- a CDS encoding DUF1192 domain-containing protein codes for MSDDDAPRPRPTFEIGQPLDLLSIAEIEARIAALREEIERLEAGAEAKRAAGAVAEAFFRK; via the coding sequence ATGAGCGACGACGACGCCCCCCGCCCCCGCCCGACCTTCGAAATCGGCCAGCCGCTCGATCTGCTCTCGATCGCCGAGATCGAAGCCCGCATTGCAGCCTTGAGGGAAGAGATCGAACGGCTCGAGGCCGGCGCGGAGGCGAAACGCGCTGCGGGAGCCGTAGCCGAGGCGTTTTTCAGGAAGTAA
- the ppdK gene encoding pyruvate, phosphate dikinase, whose product MTKWVYSFSAGKAEGSAAMRDLLGGKGANLAEMAGLGLPVPPGFTITTEVCAHFYATGRSFPADLEPQVDAAMAEIGRVAGHAFNDPKWPLLVSVRSGARASMPGMMDTVLNLGLNDETVEALANYSNDARFAWDCYRRFIEMYSSVVLGVEHHIFEDALEEFKESKGLTLDTQMSADDWRAAVKQFKSIIEANAGVAFPQDPREQLWGAIKAVFASWMNHRAIVYRHLHNIPESWGTAVNIQAMVFGNMDANSATGVAFTRNPSTGVKELYGEYLLNAQGEDVVAGLRTPQPLTEIASRASPGEKISLEAVMPKVFAEFAKVADSLERHYRDMQDMEFTVERGKLWMLQTRSGKRTARAALKLAVDMSNEGLITREEALLRVEPTSLDQLLHPTIDPAARRDILVTGLPASPGAAFGEIVFNPEEAETLSASGRKVILVRTETSPEDIHGMHAAEGILTARGGMTSHAAVVARGMGKPCVTGAGALRIDYDEQCFTVAGKRFAKGDKITIDGSAGHVIAGEVKMQRPELTGEFAVLMGWADQVRRLKVRANAETPSDARAARRFGAEGIGLARTEHMFFEGERIVAVREMILADDAAGRKAALAKLLPIQREDFKHLFEIMSGLPVTIRLLDPPLHEFLPHTDTELATVARAMGADPVKLRRRALQLSEFNPMLGFRGVRLAVVFPEIVDMQARAIFEAAIEASLSTGEPAVIEIMAPLVFAGAELDLVKARVEAMAALVEEETGIRPRYHIGTMIELPRAVLRAGEIAASADFFSFGTNDLTQTTLGISRDDSGSFLNEYVEKGLLPHDPFVSIDQEGVGELVSLGCERARKVKPGIALGVCGEHGGDPASVAFFDRIGIDYVSCSPFRVPIARLAAAQAALGKKAEGTA is encoded by the coding sequence ATGACGAAGTGGGTCTATAGTTTCAGCGCGGGGAAGGCCGAGGGCTCGGCCGCCATGCGAGACCTCCTGGGCGGGAAGGGCGCCAATCTCGCCGAGATGGCCGGGCTGGGGCTCCCTGTGCCGCCGGGCTTCACCATCACCACCGAGGTCTGCGCCCATTTCTACGCCACCGGCCGCAGCTTCCCCGCGGATCTCGAGCCGCAGGTCGACGCCGCCATGGCGGAAATCGGCCGCGTCGCGGGTCATGCGTTCAACGATCCCAAATGGCCGCTTCTCGTTTCCGTCCGCTCCGGCGCCCGCGCCTCGATGCCCGGCATGATGGATACGGTGCTGAACCTTGGCCTCAATGACGAGACAGTCGAGGCGCTCGCCAATTATTCGAACGACGCCCGCTTCGCCTGGGACTGCTATCGCCGCTTCATCGAGATGTATTCCTCGGTGGTGCTCGGCGTGGAGCATCACATTTTTGAAGATGCGCTCGAAGAGTTCAAGGAGTCGAAGGGGCTGACGCTCGACACGCAGATGAGCGCCGACGACTGGCGCGCGGCGGTCAAGCAGTTCAAGAGCATCATCGAGGCCAATGCCGGCGTCGCCTTTCCGCAGGACCCGCGCGAACAGCTCTGGGGCGCCATCAAGGCGGTTTTCGCCTCCTGGATGAACCACCGCGCCATCGTCTATCGCCATCTGCACAATATTCCGGAGAGCTGGGGAACGGCCGTCAACATCCAGGCCATGGTGTTCGGCAACATGGACGCCAATTCCGCGACCGGCGTCGCCTTCACGCGCAATCCATCGACGGGCGTCAAGGAGCTTTACGGCGAATATCTCCTGAACGCGCAGGGCGAGGACGTCGTCGCGGGGCTGCGCACGCCGCAGCCTTTGACGGAGATTGCGAGCCGCGCCTCGCCGGGCGAGAAGATTTCGCTCGAGGCCGTCATGCCGAAGGTCTTCGCCGAATTCGCGAAGGTCGCCGACAGTCTCGAACGCCATTACCGCGACATGCAGGATATGGAGTTCACCGTCGAGCGCGGCAAACTCTGGATGCTTCAGACGCGCAGCGGCAAGCGCACGGCGCGCGCGGCCTTGAAGCTCGCGGTCGACATGTCGAATGAAGGACTCATCACGCGCGAAGAGGCGTTGCTGCGCGTCGAGCCGACTTCGCTCGACCAGTTGCTGCATCCGACGATCGATCCGGCCGCGCGGCGCGACATTCTCGTGACCGGCCTGCCGGCCTCGCCCGGCGCGGCCTTCGGCGAAATCGTCTTCAATCCGGAAGAGGCGGAGACGCTTTCGGCTTCGGGCCGCAAGGTCATTCTCGTGCGCACGGAGACGAGTCCCGAGGATATTCACGGCATGCACGCCGCGGAAGGGATTCTCACCGCGCGCGGCGGCATGACGTCGCACGCCGCCGTCGTCGCGCGCGGCATGGGCAAGCCCTGCGTCACGGGCGCCGGCGCGCTGCGCATCGATTATGACGAGCAGTGCTTCACCGTCGCAGGCAAGCGTTTCGCCAAGGGCGACAAGATCACCATCGACGGCTCCGCCGGCCATGTGATCGCGGGCGAAGTGAAGATGCAGCGGCCCGAACTCACCGGCGAATTCGCCGTGCTGATGGGTTGGGCGGATCAGGTGCGCCGGCTCAAAGTGCGGGCCAACGCCGAGACGCCGTCCGACGCGCGCGCGGCGCGACGCTTCGGCGCCGAAGGCATCGGTCTTGCGCGCACGGAGCATATGTTTTTCGAGGGCGAGCGCATCGTCGCGGTGCGCGAGATGATTCTCGCGGACGATGCGGCGGGCCGCAAGGCCGCGCTCGCCAAGCTCCTGCCGATTCAGCGCGAGGACTTCAAGCATCTCTTCGAGATCATGTCGGGGCTGCCGGTCACGATCCGCCTGCTCGATCCGCCGCTGCACGAATTCCTGCCGCATACGGATACGGAGCTTGCGACAGTCGCGCGCGCCATGGGCGCCGACCCCGTGAAGCTGCGCCGCCGCGCGCTGCAGCTTTCCGAATTCAACCCGATGCTGGGTTTTCGCGGCGTGCGCCTCGCCGTCGTGTTCCCCGAGATCGTCGACATGCAGGCGCGCGCGATCTTCGAAGCGGCGATCGAGGCGAGTCTTTCGACAGGCGAACCGGCCGTCATCGAAATCATGGCGCCGCTTGTCTTCGCGGGCGCGGAGCTCGATCTCGTCAAGGCGCGGGTCGAAGCCATGGCCGCGCTCGTCGAGGAGGAGACAGGCATCCGTCCGCGCTATCACATCGGCACGATGATCGAACTGCCCCGCGCCGTGCTGCGCGCGGGCGAGATCGCGGCGTCGGCGGATTTCTTCTCCTTCGGCACGAACGATCTGACGCAGACGACGCTCGGCATTTCGCGCGACGATTCGGGTTCCTTCCTCAACGAATATGTCGAGAAGGGCCTGCTGCCGCACGATCCCTTCGTCTCCATCGACCAGGAGGGCGTCGGCGAACTCGTCTCGCTTGGCTGCGAACGCGCACGCAAGGTTAAGCCCGGCATCGCCCTCGGCGTTTGCGGCGAGCATGGCGGCGATCCGGCCTCGGTCGCCTTCTTCGACAGGATCGGGATCGATTACGTCTCCTGCTCGCCCTTTCGCGTGCCGATCGCAAGACTGGCGGCGGCGCAGGCGGCGCTGGGGAAGAAGGCGGAAGGAACGGCGTGA
- a CDS encoding cyclic nucleotide-binding domain-containing protein has protein sequence MSDLIDAATTWVASETGKTAGALALGALAWAEASAVVGAAYFKRMIPLRITAMVGNILGVALGLVTGNLPTIAKHAINFPLNFSRLREMRRLIDSVREANANDLNIEWLKPFMHPESLRATDYVFKKGDAGEEAYVVVEGEIEIVERGVTIGPGALFGEMALFTKSGKRTATAKCVTDARLLAITYEQFEQLYFQNPEFGLYLVRLIVRRFEANHIQEEV, from the coding sequence ATGTCGGACCTCATTGACGCCGCGACGACCTGGGTCGCTTCCGAGACGGGAAAGACAGCCGGCGCGCTCGCGCTCGGCGCCCTCGCCTGGGCCGAAGCCTCCGCCGTCGTCGGCGCCGCCTATTTCAAGCGAATGATTCCGCTCCGCATCACCGCCATGGTCGGCAATATTCTCGGCGTCGCGCTGGGGCTCGTGACGGGAAATCTGCCGACGATCGCAAAGCACGCCATCAATTTCCCGCTCAATTTCTCGCGCCTGCGCGAGATGCGCCGCCTCATCGACAGCGTGCGCGAGGCCAACGCCAACGACCTGAACATCGAATGGCTGAAGCCCTTCATGCATCCCGAGAGCCTGCGCGCCACGGACTATGTCTTCAAAAAGGGCGACGCCGGCGAAGAAGCCTATGTGGTCGTCGAGGGCGAAATCGAAATCGTCGAGCGCGGCGTGACGATCGGACCCGGCGCATTGTTCGGCGAAATGGCGCTGTTCACCAAGTCCGGCAAGCGAACGGCGACCGCGAAATGCGTCACCGACGCGCGGCTGCTCGCCATCACCTATGAGCAGTTCGAACAGCTTTATTTCCAGAACCCCGAATTCGGCCTGTACCTCGTGCGGCTGATCGTGCGGCGGTTCGAGGCGAACCATATCCAGGAGGAAGTTTAG
- a CDS encoding secondary thiamine-phosphate synthase enzyme YjbQ has product MRQATRLLKIETGGRGFYEFTAALADFVRGERMGQGLLTVFCRHTSASLLIQENADPTVLKDLESVFSRLAPEGADYAHDTEGPDDMPAHIRAALTQTQLSIPIIGGSLAIGTWQGVYLFEHRRRPHRREIALHVIGA; this is encoded by the coding sequence ATGCGGCAGGCGACGAGATTACTGAAGATCGAAACCGGCGGGCGCGGCTTTTACGAGTTCACTGCAGCGCTTGCGGATTTCGTGCGCGGCGAGCGCATGGGGCAGGGACTGTTGACGGTCTTCTGCCGCCACACCTCAGCTTCCCTGCTCATACAGGAGAACGCCGACCCCACGGTGTTGAAGGATTTGGAGTCGGTGTTCTCCCGCCTCGCGCCGGAGGGCGCGGATTACGCCCATGATACGGAAGGGCCAGACGACATGCCCGCTCACATAAGAGCGGCGCTGACGCAGACTCAGCTTTCCATCCCCATCATCGGCGGGTCGCTCGCGATCGGGACATGGCAGGGGGTTTATCTTTTCGAACACCGCAGGCGCCCGCATCGGCGGGAGATCGCACTGCATGTGATCGGGGCGTGA